Proteins encoded together in one Thermoplasmatales archaeon BRNA1 window:
- a CDS encoding quinolinate synthetase complex, A subunit, with translation MQTVQERIAALKKEKNAVILAHNYTSPEVQDLADYVGDSLGLSKKAAATDADIIVFAGVSFMGETAKILSPAKKVLLPEPEAKCAMAAMCSPEQIRQVRAQHPGAVVVGYVNTDAATKTEMDYCCTSSNALNVVKAIGSDDIIFVPDVNLGRYVREKSGKNVVLWNGFCPVHQCVTVRQVEELKAQHPGAVVAAHPECRLDVLNMSDYIGSTENILNYCRESPAQEFIILTEMGMGHRLERACPGKKFYFTNQSLCMTMKMISPESVLECLEKETGEIVLPDDVAEKAYVPVNRMTDILG, from the coding sequence ATGCAGACCGTCCAGGAACGCATCGCAGCCCTCAAGAAGGAGAAGAACGCGGTCATCCTCGCACACAACTACACCTCCCCCGAGGTCCAGGACCTCGCGGACTACGTGGGCGACTCCCTCGGACTGTCCAAGAAGGCGGCGGCTACCGACGCCGACATCATCGTTTTCGCAGGCGTCTCATTCATGGGCGAGACCGCCAAGATCCTCAGCCCCGCCAAGAAGGTCCTCCTCCCCGAGCCCGAGGCCAAGTGCGCCATGGCCGCCATGTGCTCCCCCGAGCAGATAAGGCAGGTCAGGGCACAGCACCCCGGGGCCGTCGTGGTCGGATACGTCAACACCGATGCCGCCACCAAGACCGAGATGGACTACTGCTGCACCTCCTCCAACGCCCTGAACGTCGTCAAGGCGATCGGGAGCGATGACATCATCTTCGTCCCCGACGTCAACCTCGGGAGGTACGTGAGGGAGAAATCCGGCAAGAACGTCGTCCTCTGGAACGGCTTCTGCCCCGTCCACCAGTGCGTCACCGTCAGGCAGGTCGAGGAGCTGAAGGCGCAGCACCCCGGGGCCGTTGTCGCCGCTCACCCCGAGTGCAGGCTCGACGTCCTCAACATGTCCGACTACATCGGTTCCACAGAGAACATCCTCAACTACTGCAGGGAGTCCCCCGCCCAGGAGTTCATCATCCTCACCGAGATGGGCATGGGACACAGGCTGGAGCGGGCCTGCCCCGGCAAGAAGTTCTACTTCACCAACCAGTCCCTCTGCATGACCATGAAGATGATCTCCCCCGAATCCGTCCTGGAGTGCCTGGAGAAGGAGACCGGCGAGATAGTCCTCCCCGATGACGTCGCTGAGAAGGCGTACGTCCCCGTCAATAGGATGAC
- a CDS encoding putative nucleotide kinase, translating to MVNSVKIGITGLPGSGKTYTLKSVIKMLTSDGKVTVGGMIDEKINDGTGRHKIGIQVRNILTDESVVFANPETESKIMVGNLGVDLALFESVSIEAIKTACEQCDIVVIDEVGKVEVESQAFVDAVKEALDVDKPMIITLHKKSRNPLLQDIRRRDDVRILEVTPTNRKLLPYKIVRLMNGENI from the coding sequence ATGGTCAACAGCGTCAAGATTGGCATCACTGGTCTTCCCGGTTCGGGTAAGACCTACACTCTCAAGAGTGTCATCAAGATGCTGACCTCTGATGGCAAAGTGACCGTCGGAGGGATGATCGACGAGAAGATCAACGACGGCACCGGAAGGCACAAGATCGGGATCCAGGTGCGCAACATCCTGACCGACGAGTCGGTCGTGTTCGCGAACCCCGAGACCGAGAGCAAGATTATGGTGGGCAACCTGGGAGTGGACCTCGCCCTTTTCGAGTCCGTCTCCATCGAGGCCATCAAAACCGCCTGCGAGCAGTGCGACATCGTCGTCATCGACGAGGTCGGAAAGGTGGAAGTGGAGAGTCAGGCGTTCGTCGACGCGGTCAAAGAAGCCCTCGACGTCGACAAACCCATGATCATCACCCTCCACAAGAAATCCAGGAACCCCCTCCTGCAGGACATCAGGAGGAGGGATGACGTGAGGATCCTCGAGGTCACCCCGACCAACAGGAAACTCCTCCCGTACAAGATCGTCCGCCTCATGAACGGGGAGAACATTTGA
- a CDS encoding N2,N2-dimethylguanosine tRNA methyltransferase has translation MIPEGTVITEGSTRILVPETHSVSGPGKINAGSVFFNEQMAFNRDVSIMLLRALGRPSMTVADAMTATGSRAVRIANEVPGTDVLANDFDENAMPYIQANIDLNNLTNCRANHQNMISLFADNSFDYVDLDPFGSPSLFIQSAIRGTRKRGIVAITATDTAPLAGAQAPKCRRRYQCEPIRGYMCHEGGLRILMCNIAREVGKFDMGMRPLLSFYADHYYRTYIELVPGTKACDDMLDQLGYMRYDMKTLERDTSRTYDRDHRLGPFWLGPLFDKGLLAKMSPEGMAKEKKCTNVLDVWRNEIDSTPFVYDMNELSRFTKISPPNLEVFIEKLNEIGPASKTHFCPTSFVTELPLETILDVYRENGHPTPKE, from the coding sequence TTGATTCCAGAGGGCACGGTCATAACCGAGGGCTCCACCAGGATCCTCGTTCCCGAGACCCATTCCGTCTCCGGACCCGGCAAGATCAACGCGGGTTCGGTCTTCTTCAACGAACAGATGGCTTTCAACCGCGACGTCAGCATCATGCTCCTGAGGGCCCTGGGAAGGCCCAGCATGACCGTCGCCGATGCCATGACCGCCACGGGTTCCCGTGCCGTGAGGATCGCCAACGAGGTCCCCGGCACCGACGTCCTCGCCAACGACTTCGACGAGAACGCCATGCCCTACATCCAGGCCAATATCGACCTGAACAATCTCACAAACTGCCGCGCGAACCATCAGAACATGATCTCGCTGTTCGCCGACAACTCGTTCGACTACGTGGATCTCGACCCCTTCGGGTCCCCGTCGCTCTTCATTCAATCGGCCATCAGGGGGACCAGGAAGAGGGGGATCGTGGCCATCACCGCCACCGACACCGCCCCCCTCGCGGGAGCGCAGGCACCGAAGTGCAGGCGCAGGTACCAGTGCGAGCCGATACGCGGATACATGTGCCACGAGGGCGGACTGCGCATCCTGATGTGCAACATCGCGAGGGAGGTCGGCAAGTTCGACATGGGCATGCGTCCACTCCTCTCGTTCTATGCGGACCACTACTACAGGACGTACATCGAGCTCGTCCCCGGCACCAAGGCGTGCGACGACATGCTCGACCAGCTGGGATACATGAGGTACGACATGAAGACCCTCGAGAGGGACACTTCGAGGACCTACGACAGGGACCACAGGCTGGGGCCCTTCTGGCTTGGCCCCCTCTTCGACAAGGGGCTCCTGGCGAAGATGAGTCCCGAGGGAATGGCGAAGGAGAAGAAGTGCACCAACGTCCTCGACGTCTGGAGGAACGAGATCGATTCCACCCCGTTCGTCTACGACATGAACGAGCTCTCCCGCTTCACAAAGATCTCGCCCCCCAACCTGGAGGTCTTCATCGAGAAGCTCAACGAGATCGGTCCGGCATCCAAGACTCATTTCTGTCCCACATCCTTCGTCACCGAACTGCCCCTGGAGACCATTCTCGACGTCTACAGGGAGAACGGACACCCGACCCCGAAGGAGTGA
- a CDS encoding adenylosuccinate synthase gives MPSLAVIGSQWGDEGKGKIIDYLDENADIICRFQGGNNAGHTIVVGDRVFKLHGLPSGVVRPGKLAVIGNGTVVNIEELLDEIKQVEDNGGSIDGLRISDRAALIMNYHKKLDGAEEKYKGKKQVGTTGKGIGPAYQDKISRIGFRAGDLLEDDTLREKIAMLLPYKKDLMKMLGAEVCSCTEESLFEKMHGWGEKLGKHIVDTSVLINEYLDQGKNVMFEGAQGAMLDIDYGTYPYVTSSATLGGGICTGSGIAPNRLDHVMGVVKAYTTRVGEGPFVTELHGDAEAELQKRGGEFGVTTGRGRRCGWLDLVVVNHAKRLCGFDSMAITKIDVLNDYEELPVCTAYEIDGEKTKYFPGSIRKLERAKPVYTTFKGWKGWNDTEAVVKAGYDALPKEMKTYIEFIEKETGIPADLVSVGPERDATIARKSDWWN, from the coding sequence ATGCCCAGCCTCGCAGTTATCGGGTCCCAGTGGGGAGACGAAGGAAAGGGAAAGATCATCGACTACCTCGACGAGAACGCGGACATCATATGCCGCTTTCAGGGAGGGAACAACGCCGGACACACCATCGTCGTCGGCGACCGCGTATTCAAGCTCCACGGTCTGCCCTCGGGGGTCGTCAGGCCCGGAAAGCTGGCCGTCATCGGCAACGGTACCGTCGTCAACATCGAGGAGCTCCTCGACGAGATCAAGCAGGTCGAGGACAACGGCGGAAGCATCGACGGCCTCAGGATCTCCGACCGCGCCGCCCTCATCATGAACTACCACAAGAAGCTCGACGGCGCCGAGGAGAAGTACAAGGGCAAGAAACAGGTCGGGACCACCGGCAAGGGAATCGGACCCGCATACCAGGACAAGATCTCGAGGATCGGGTTCCGCGCGGGAGACCTCCTGGAGGACGACACCCTCAGGGAGAAGATCGCGATGCTCCTCCCCTACAAGAAGGACCTCATGAAGATGCTGGGCGCGGAGGTCTGCTCCTGCACCGAGGAGTCCCTCTTCGAGAAGATGCACGGCTGGGGAGAGAAGCTGGGCAAGCACATCGTCGACACCTCCGTCCTCATCAACGAGTACCTGGACCAGGGCAAGAACGTCATGTTCGAGGGGGCCCAGGGTGCCATGCTCGACATCGATTACGGGACCTACCCCTACGTCACCTCCTCCGCAACCCTCGGAGGCGGGATCTGCACCGGTTCCGGAATCGCGCCCAACCGTCTCGACCACGTGATGGGGGTCGTCAAAGCGTACACCACCCGTGTGGGAGAGGGGCCTTTCGTCACCGAGCTCCACGGCGATGCCGAGGCGGAGCTCCAGAAGAGGGGAGGCGAGTTCGGGGTCACCACCGGCAGGGGAAGGAGGTGCGGATGGCTCGACCTCGTGGTCGTCAACCACGCCAAGAGGCTCTGCGGATTCGACTCCATGGCCATCACCAAGATCGACGTCCTCAACGACTACGAGGAGCTCCCGGTCTGCACCGCCTACGAGATCGACGGCGAGAAGACCAAGTACTTCCCCGGATCCATCAGGAAGCTGGAGAGGGCCAAGCCCGTCTACACCACCTTCAAGGGATGGAAGGGATGGAACGACACCGAGGCCGTCGTCAAGGCCGGCTACGATGCCCTCCCGAAGGAGATGAAGACCTACATCGAGTTCATCGAGAAGGAGACGGGAATACCCGCAGATCTGGTCTCCGTCGGACCCGAGAGGGACGCCACCATCGCCCGCAAGTCGGACTGGTGGAACTGA
- a CDS encoding UbiD family decarboxylase translates to MTIDTKGARVISEEIDPDNYDATRYMQDDQQATFLFERLNGGKAAGNVYSTREKIAKAMGIERDQIVMHVMDAIAAPVPTEEDAEPLFKQQELPLDLTKLPIVKYFPEDAGRYISAGIVVSEFGGKRNVSFHRMLIRGKDEIGIRLVPRHTFTLFNEAKKAGQDLKISICIGAPVEAMVSAALSVDFGVDELTIASAMHTKGHGTPLKVAKCDNGLYVPAECEYVLEGRITSETASEGPFVDIAGTYDAVRDQPVVKIDRIWAKKDPVFQILLPGGFEHFLLMGVPREPVIFRTVRQAVPKVKNVRLTEGGCCWLNGVVSISKNKEGDGVNAIMAAFTGHPSMKNVIIVDDDIDIFDDREVEWAVATRMQADRIIKIPGAAGSSLDPSANGTTWKVGYDATIPVGADRAPFVKATVPKKN, encoded by the coding sequence ATGACAATCGACACCAAGGGCGCTCGCGTGATCTCCGAGGAGATCGACCCGGACAACTACGACGCCACCCGTTACATGCAGGATGACCAGCAGGCCACCTTCCTCTTCGAGAGACTGAACGGCGGGAAAGCGGCAGGGAACGTCTACTCCACCAGGGAGAAGATCGCCAAGGCCATGGGCATCGAAAGGGACCAGATCGTCATGCATGTCATGGACGCCATCGCGGCCCCCGTCCCCACCGAGGAGGACGCCGAACCCCTGTTCAAGCAGCAGGAGCTCCCCCTGGACCTCACCAAGCTCCCCATCGTGAAGTACTTCCCCGAGGATGCGGGACGCTACATCTCCGCAGGCATCGTGGTCTCCGAGTTCGGGGGCAAGAGGAACGTCTCCTTCCACCGCATGCTCATACGCGGGAAGGACGAGATCGGGATCCGCCTTGTCCCCAGGCACACCTTCACCCTGTTCAACGAGGCCAAGAAGGCCGGCCAGGACCTCAAGATCAGCATATGCATCGGTGCGCCCGTGGAAGCCATGGTCTCCGCAGCTCTGTCCGTCGATTTCGGAGTTGACGAGCTGACCATCGCATCCGCCATGCACACCAAGGGCCACGGAACCCCCCTCAAGGTCGCCAAATGCGACAACGGACTGTACGTCCCCGCGGAGTGCGAGTACGTCCTCGAGGGAAGGATCACCTCCGAGACCGCTTCCGAGGGTCCGTTCGTGGACATCGCCGGAACATATGATGCAGTAAGGGACCAGCCCGTTGTCAAGATCGACAGGATCTGGGCAAAGAAGGATCCCGTCTTCCAGATCCTCCTGCCCGGAGGGTTCGAGCACTTCCTGCTCATGGGTGTCCCCAGGGAGCCGGTCATCTTCAGGACCGTCCGTCAGGCCGTCCCCAAGGTCAAGAACGTCAGGCTCACCGAGGGCGGCTGCTGCTGGCTGAACGGTGTGGTCTCCATCTCCAAGAACAAGGAGGGAGACGGAGTGAACGCCATCATGGCTGCGTTCACCGGACACCCCTCCATGAAGAACGTCATCATCGTCGACGACGACATCGACATCTTCGACGACCGCGAGGTCGAGTGGGCAGTCGCCACCAGGATGCAGGCGGACAGGATCATAAAGATCCCCGGAGCCGCGGGTTCATCCCTCGACCCCTCCGCAAACGGCACCACCTGGAAGGTCGGTTACGACGCCACCATCCCCGTGGGCGCCGACAGGGCCCCGTTCGTCAAGGCGACCGTTCCCAAGAAGAACTGA
- a CDS encoding Transcriptional regulator, with protein MCPRKLVVKKSQGERREETRVKILNAAMDLFFEQGYDKTTTREIIYRAGILNGTLYNRFKSKEDILLSLVSDGQSEFMKEAETVFKDSKNPIVAFVLPSALEIYIASRSAKAADLIYAAHKSWAAVTQYTDSYLEWASAIMPENSGKILSDELLRKKVIAMVGATGNIAAMCANGMNIDFDETMSLLIRGACAIFDIQAFDVRSIVEEMSGYIVGKDVSILGHRLSEFSDFSD; from the coding sequence ATGTGCCCGAGGAAGCTTGTCGTCAAAAAAAGCCAGGGGGAGAGACGCGAGGAGACCCGCGTCAAGATCCTCAATGCGGCCATGGATCTGTTCTTCGAACAGGGCTACGACAAGACCACCACCCGCGAGATCATATACCGGGCCGGGATCCTCAACGGAACCCTGTACAACCGCTTCAAGAGCAAGGAGGACATCCTGCTCAGCCTCGTGTCGGACGGACAGTCGGAATTCATGAAGGAGGCCGAGACCGTCTTCAAGGACAGCAAGAACCCCATCGTGGCCTTCGTTCTCCCATCCGCCCTCGAGATCTACATCGCCAGCCGTTCCGCCAAGGCCGCGGACCTCATCTACGCGGCACACAAATCCTGGGCCGCGGTCACGCAGTACACCGACAGCTATCTCGAGTGGGCCTCCGCCATCATGCCGGAGAACAGCGGGAAGATCCTCAGCGACGAACTCCTGAGGAAGAAGGTCATTGCCATGGTAGGAGCCACCGGAAACATCGCGGCCATGTGCGCCAACGGCATGAACATCGACTTCGACGAGACCATGTCCCTCCTCATCAGGGGAGCCTGTGCCATCTTCGACATCCAGGCATTCGATGTCAGGAGCATCGTCGAGGAGATGTCGGGATATATCGTCGGGAAGGACGTGTCCATCCTCGGCCACAGGCTGTCCGAGTTCAGCGATTTCAGCGACTGA
- a CDS encoding putative drug exporters of the RND superfamily: protein MFASMANFVHKHSKVIVVLWLVVLVCSLPFGLRSGDVLEYDMANMSGAETEGTQGQEIIDEYFSNSIDLSEILVISYSSPAELVQAGAVANKFISLMNGKYAGKIVASNYGSFSKTDAANEGILMVAIAKVDENIDVSDQTGDIRHLVSQAKANVGADLTSYVTGNDAISYDTEKSSMQDVARVDPISVALIFILLALFFYALVTAFVPPAVVGMAYGVVLSLIWGLGQLMGIYYITSTLILVSMLGAGCDYSIFIIARYRDERKKGLDHDVALKEAIMWGGEAVFTSGVSVMIGFAALALCDFSMVQTMGICLALGILMALLAALTFIPAMLNIVGDRIFWPSSIDKYQQTDIESVGLTKKTMRGRLSNIGRGYFGWLARVTTKHAKPLAVVLLVISAPAIYYYATTEDSPDLISVMPDSESVDGLNLIMTQTSGGTIMPTYVVLDLDFNAAKTIGTLQLSETTSVPYVIWNDTELRPGVKVGDMVVGACMTISSELTAKYGPAGTGIAGTISGLNSYDIICNNVRAAMPGATTAQVNAAAISMLPDMVKTPIQSLFYNPLDQQYHYEIDTTTTYLSADPLVSISNVIDGILNVSTGILPANVADSHYVNMMVITTEKPMSENTMAFMKDLQKEFHGENGYDTYVTVSGSNVDVIGASYVSGSSAVMDQITGVVEDQFSMIRIVVIVLLIILLFLILGCYLTPIRAIITIMLSVVWTVALTRFVFDGLMDTPVIWLIPIVLFVVLLGLGMDYEIFLTTKIRENRVKGMDNDTAIEEAVKQAGGVISLCALLMGGTFLSLTLANSSMLQEFGFALGVGILIDGLFMVGFISPSLMHLMGEWSWKGPAFLQRKHVSFENPEEKD from the coding sequence ATGTTCGCGAGCATGGCAAACTTTGTCCACAAGCATTCCAAAGTCATCGTTGTACTTTGGCTCGTTGTGCTCGTATGCTCTCTGCCTTTCGGACTCAGGTCCGGCGACGTTCTCGAATACGACATGGCAAACATGTCCGGCGCCGAGACCGAAGGTACCCAGGGTCAGGAGATCATCGACGAGTACTTCTCCAATTCGATCGACCTGTCGGAGATCCTCGTGATCTCGTACTCTTCCCCCGCCGAGCTGGTTCAGGCCGGCGCCGTCGCCAACAAGTTCATCAGCCTGATGAACGGCAAGTACGCCGGGAAGATCGTCGCTTCCAACTACGGTTCGTTCTCCAAGACCGATGCAGCGAATGAGGGAATCCTCATGGTCGCCATCGCAAAGGTCGATGAGAACATCGACGTCTCCGACCAGACCGGGGACATCAGGCACCTCGTGTCCCAGGCCAAGGCGAACGTCGGGGCCGACCTGACCTCCTACGTCACCGGCAACGATGCGATCTCCTACGACACCGAGAAGTCCTCCATGCAGGATGTCGCCAGGGTCGACCCGATCAGCGTCGCGCTCATCTTCATCCTTCTTGCCCTGTTCTTCTACGCCCTCGTCACCGCATTCGTGCCTCCCGCGGTCGTGGGAATGGCGTACGGAGTCGTCCTCTCCCTCATCTGGGGACTCGGACAGCTGATGGGCATCTACTACATCACCTCCACCCTGATCCTCGTCTCCATGCTCGGAGCCGGATGCGATTACTCCATCTTCATCATCGCGAGATACAGGGACGAGCGCAAGAAGGGACTCGACCACGATGTCGCCCTCAAGGAGGCCATCATGTGGGGAGGAGAGGCCGTCTTCACCTCCGGTGTCTCCGTCATGATCGGATTCGCCGCACTCGCACTCTGCGACTTCTCCATGGTCCAGACCATGGGTATCTGCCTCGCCCTCGGAATCCTGATGGCGCTGCTCGCGGCCCTGACCTTCATCCCGGCCATGCTCAACATCGTCGGCGACAGGATCTTCTGGCCCTCCAGCATCGACAAGTACCAGCAGACCGACATCGAGTCCGTCGGACTCACCAAGAAGACCATGCGCGGAAGGCTCTCCAACATCGGAAGGGGATACTTCGGATGGCTCGCAAGGGTCACCACCAAGCACGCCAAGCCCCTGGCCGTGGTTCTGCTGGTCATCTCCGCCCCCGCAATCTACTACTACGCAACCACCGAGGACTCGCCCGACCTGATCAGCGTCATGCCGGATTCCGAATCTGTCGACGGTCTGAACCTCATCATGACCCAGACCAGCGGCGGAACCATCATGCCCACCTATGTCGTGCTCGACCTGGACTTCAACGCCGCCAAGACCATAGGCACTCTGCAGTTATCCGAAACCACTTCGGTTCCGTACGTGATATGGAACGATACAGAGCTGCGCCCCGGCGTTAAGGTCGGAGATATGGTCGTCGGAGCATGCATGACCATTTCGAGCGAGCTTACCGCGAAGTACGGTCCCGCAGGAACCGGTATCGCGGGAACCATCTCGGGTCTGAACTCGTACGACATCATCTGCAACAATGTCCGCGCGGCAATGCCTGGAGCAACGACCGCACAGGTCAACGCTGCAGCGATAAGCATGCTTCCTGACATGGTGAAGACTCCAATCCAGAGCCTGTTCTACAACCCGCTTGACCAACAGTACCATTACGAGATCGACACTACGACGACCTATCTGTCTGCAGACCCGCTCGTTTCCATATCCAATGTGATCGACGGAATCCTCAACGTTTCCACCGGAATCCTTCCGGCGAACGTCGCCGACAGCCACTACGTCAACATGATGGTCATCACCACCGAGAAGCCCATGTCCGAGAACACCATGGCCTTCATGAAGGACCTCCAGAAGGAGTTCCACGGGGAGAACGGCTATGACACCTACGTCACCGTATCCGGCAGCAACGTGGACGTCATCGGCGCATCCTACGTTTCCGGATCCTCCGCGGTCATGGACCAGATCACCGGGGTCGTCGAGGACCAGTTCAGCATGATCAGGATTGTCGTCATCGTCCTGCTGATCATCCTGCTGTTCCTCATCCTGGGATGCTACCTCACTCCCATCAGGGCGATCATCACCATCATGCTCTCGGTCGTCTGGACCGTCGCGCTCACCCGTTTCGTCTTCGACGGGCTCATGGACACGCCGGTCATATGGCTGATCCCGATCGTCCTGTTCGTCGTCCTGCTGGGACTCGGAATGGACTACGAGATCTTCCTCACGACCAAGATCCGCGAGAACAGGGTCAAGGGAATGGACAACGACACCGCCATCGAGGAGGCGGTCAAGCAGGCCGGCGGAGTCATCAGCCTGTGCGCCCTCCTCATGGGAGGAACCTTCCTGTCCCTGACCCTCGCCAACTCCTCCATGCTGCAGGAGTTCGGATTCGCCCTCGGAGTGGGAATCCTAATCGACGGTCTGTTCATGGTCGGATTCATCAGCCCCTCGCTCATGCACCTCATGGGAGAGTGGAGCTGGAAGGGACCCGCCTTCCTCCAGAGGAAGCACGTCTCCTTCGAGAACCCCGAAGAGAAGGACTGA
- a CDS encoding glutamyl-tRNA synthetase, archaeal and eukaryotic family: MSALEDEIRKFALQNAVFFKGKANPKAIVGKILGTHPECRADVAGTTEMINAIVEDVNSMDPEAQKKALEEIDPSMLKKEKKERVYELPELDNVEQGKTVMRIAPGPSGPLHIGHTRVSVLNDEYTKRYEGQLVLRFEDTNPEKIDPDAYDMIPEDLDWLGVRIHQKFIQSERFETYYDITRRLIEEGHAYVCTCDPDDWRAKKERKEACPCRNLPVNEQMERFDRMMEGGYEPGKAIAVVKTAIDHPNPAVRDFVALRIVDAPHPRTGSKYRVYPMMNLSVAIDDHLMGMTHVIRGKDHLNNTERQKYIFGYMGWKMPTYYHYGLVNIPDTVLKTSLIKQSIKAGEYTGWDDVRTGTVRALERRGIRPEAIRRYWVESGIKSVDIEFSWDNLYGMNRNIIDPGSDRYFFVQDPVRYDISGTDVIEGKAPLHPDNADKGFREYRLEGPKTVFLSEKDSSLFAQERKVRLKDLCNLDYNTPAIFAGYDVKKGGMKAVQWVSRDSTPCKVYMPDGSIAEGLVENAILKEKADTVQFERFGFVRIEKKDPSQITAVYTHD; encoded by the coding sequence ATGTCAGCCCTCGAGGACGAGATCAGAAAGTTCGCACTGCAGAACGCGGTGTTCTTCAAAGGAAAGGCAAACCCCAAGGCCATCGTCGGGAAGATCCTGGGAACCCATCCCGAGTGCCGCGCCGATGTCGCGGGCACCACCGAGATGATCAACGCCATCGTGGAGGACGTCAACTCAATGGACCCCGAGGCCCAGAAGAAGGCCCTCGAGGAGATCGACCCCTCCATGCTCAAGAAGGAGAAGAAGGAGCGTGTCTACGAGCTCCCCGAACTCGACAACGTCGAACAGGGCAAGACCGTCATGAGGATCGCGCCCGGACCTTCCGGACCCCTCCACATCGGACACACCCGCGTCTCCGTCCTAAACGACGAGTACACCAAGCGTTACGAGGGACAGCTGGTGCTCAGATTCGAGGACACCAACCCCGAGAAGATCGACCCCGACGCCTACGACATGATCCCCGAGGACCTGGACTGGTTGGGAGTCAGGATCCACCAGAAGTTCATCCAGTCCGAGAGGTTCGAGACCTACTACGACATCACCCGCAGACTCATCGAGGAGGGGCACGCCTACGTCTGCACCTGCGACCCCGACGACTGGAGGGCGAAGAAGGAGAGGAAGGAGGCCTGCCCCTGCAGGAATCTCCCCGTGAACGAGCAGATGGAGAGGTTCGACAGGATGATGGAGGGCGGATACGAGCCCGGGAAGGCCATCGCGGTCGTGAAGACGGCCATCGACCACCCCAACCCCGCAGTCAGGGACTTCGTCGCCCTCAGGATCGTCGACGCGCCCCACCCCAGGACCGGTTCCAAGTACCGCGTGTACCCCATGATGAACCTGTCCGTGGCCATCGACGACCACCTCATGGGGATGACACACGTCATCCGCGGGAAGGACCACCTCAACAACACCGAGCGCCAGAAGTACATCTTCGGGTACATGGGCTGGAAAATGCCCACCTACTACCACTACGGTCTCGTCAACATCCCAGACACCGTGCTTAAGACCTCGCTGATCAAGCAGTCCATCAAGGCCGGGGAGTACACCGGATGGGACGACGTCCGCACCGGCACCGTCAGGGCCCTGGAGAGGAGGGGAATCCGCCCCGAGGCCATCAGGCGCTACTGGGTCGAGAGCGGTATCAAGAGCGTCGACATCGAGTTCAGCTGGGACAACCTCTACGGCATGAACAGGAACATCATCGACCCCGGGTCCGACAGGTACTTCTTCGTCCAGGACCCAGTCCGCTACGACATCAGCGGAACGGACGTCATCGAGGGGAAGGCACCGCTGCACCCCGACAACGCCGACAAGGGATTCAGAGAGTACAGGCTGGAGGGACCCAAGACCGTTTTCCTGTCCGAGAAGGACTCCTCCCTGTTCGCACAGGAGAGGAAGGTCAGGCTCAAGGACCTGTGCAACCTCGATTACAACACCCCTGCGATCTTCGCGGGCTACGATGTGAAGAAGGGCGGGATGAAGGCCGTTCAGTGGGTCTCCAGGGACAGCACCCCCTGCAAGGTGTACATGCCTGACGGCAGCATAGCCGAGGGTCTCGTGGAGAACGCCATCCTCAAGGAGAAGGCCGACACCGTCCAGTTCGAGAGGTTCGGATTCGTGAGGATCGAGAAGAAGGATCCCTCGCAGATCACCGCGGTCTACACGCACGACTGA
- a CDS encoding Mn-dependent transcriptional regulator: protein MTTSNREDYLLAILKLTEDGTVAKTTELAQFMNVSPASVSEMLKILSKDGLVEYAKYRGVKLTEAGLTEARLTRKRHHVVERFLIDVLDMDHEAAHEEASRIEHSISDEAAVNMCNMLGNPPDCDCQCCVSPCKSVSATGVSITMNLTDMRSGDKGKVSHLKSEDTAQVKKLLTMGFVPGREVVMDSCEGEDSPLVIIIGNQSVVLDRTMACAVFVDAGSL from the coding sequence ATGACCACTAGCAACCGCGAAGATTACCTGCTCGCGATTCTCAAGCTCACGGAAGACGGGACCGTCGCCAAGACCACCGAACTCGCACAGTTCATGAACGTCTCCCCCGCGAGTGTCTCCGAGATGCTGAAGATCCTCTCCAAGGACGGGCTCGTGGAGTACGCCAAATACCGCGGCGTGAAGCTTACCGAAGCAGGACTCACGGAGGCTAGGCTCACCAGGAAGAGACACCACGTCGTCGAGAGGTTCCTCATCGACGTCCTGGACATGGACCACGAGGCCGCCCACGAGGAGGCCTCCCGCATCGAGCACTCCATCTCCGACGAGGCCGCCGTCAACATGTGCAACATGCTAGGCAACCCTCCGGACTGCGACTGCCAATGCTGCGTCAGCCCCTGCAAGTCCGTATCCGCCACCGGCGTCTCGATCACCATGAACCTCACCGACATGCGCTCCGGCGACAAAGGGAAGGTATCGCACCTCAAGAGCGAGGACACCGCCCAGGTGAAGAAGCTCCTGACGATGGGATTCGTACCCGGAAGGGAGGTGGTCATGGACTCCTGCGAGGGCGAGGACTCGCCTCTCGTAATCATCATCGGTAACCAGTCCGTCGTGCTCGACCGCACCATGGCGTGCGCGGTGTTCGTCGACGCCGGTTCGCTCTGA